The genomic DNA AAAATTTGTCTGTAATCATGCAAGTTTCTTGGTTTAAATACACGAAAAAGAAGTTTGGAGAAGGAAGAAGAGTCTTTAGAATGGCACCATTACATCACCATTATCAAAAATTAAGTTACCACGAAAGTAAAATTGTAGTCCGTTTTTGGATTATAGGAATTCTTTTAGCAGTATTTACAATTGTCACTTTAAAATTAAGATAAAGTGAAGAGGTTAGTAATACTCGGCGGAGGAGAAAGTGGTGTTGGTACAGCTATTTTAGGAAAACAAAAAGGGTACGAAGTTTTTGTTTCAGATAAAGGAGAAATATCAAAAAAATATAAACAAGTTCTTTTAAATAACGAGATAGATTTTGAGGAGAAAAATCATACAGAAAGCAAAATTTTAAATGCAGATGTAGTGATGAAAAGTCCTGGAATTCCAGATAAGGTTCCTTTAATTTTAAAATTGAAAGAAAAAGGAATAAAAATAATTTCAGAAATTGAGTTTGCATCGAAATACACAACTGCAAATATTATAGGAATTACGGGTTCAAACGGAAAAACAACTACGACGTTATTAATGCATCATATTTTAAAAGGCGCAGGTTTTAATGTTGGTGTTGCTGGTAATATTGGCGATAGTTTTGCGCAACAAGTTGCCCAAGAATCGTATGATAATTATGTGTTAGAATTAAGTAGTTTTCAGTTAGACGGAATTGAGAACTTCAATAGTCATATTGCAATTTTAACAAATATAACACCAGATCATTTAGACAGGTACGAATATAATTTTGAGAAATATATAGATTCAAAATTTAGAATTACAAAGAATCAAAAAGCGACCGATTACTTAATTTATGATGCAGATAATGAAGCAATCAATAATTGGTTAAAAAAGAATAAAACAAAAGCAAAATTAGTTCCGTTTTCTATAGAAAGAGAATTAGAATACGGTGCTTTTTTGAAAAACAATAACATTACAATCAACATAAATAAAGACACTTTTAATATGCCTATATCAGCTTTAACAGTAAAGGGAAAACATAACGTTAAAAATGCAATGGCTGCTACAATGGCGGCACAATTATTAAATGCTAGAAAGCAGGCGATTAAAGAAAGTTTAGAAGATTTTGAAGGAGTAGAACATCGTTTAGAGAATGTTGGAAAAGTAAATGGTGTTGAATATATTAATGACTCTAAAGCTACCAATGTAAATGCAACTTTCTATGCTTTAGAGTGTATGGATAGACAAACTGTTTGGATTGTTGGTGGTGTTGATAAAGGAAATGATTACAATGATTTGTTGCCTTTGGTAAGAGAAAAGGTAAAGGCAATTGTTTGTTTAGGTATAGATAATGAAAAAATAAAAAACATGTTTGGCAACGTAGTTGATATTGTTGTAGAGACTGCGGGAGCCGAAGAGGCTGTTAAAGTAGCGCATAAATTATCTGAATCTGGAGATGCTGTTTTATTGTCGCCAGCTTGTGCAAGTTTCGATTTGTTTGAGAATTATGAAGATAGAGGTCGTCAATTTAAAGCAGCAGTAAGAGACTTGTAAAAAGGTATAATCGTTTAATTAAAGTGAAGTCAAAATTTATTTATACAAAACCAATAACCTAGGAAACTAGAAACTTATAATGAAAACTATTTTTCAACATATAAAAGGAGATAAAACCATTTGGGCAATTGTTGCTGCTTTGGCAATATTCTCATTTATGCCTGTGTATAGCGCAAGTACAAACTTGGTGTATGTTGTAGGTTCTGGTTCTACATTTGGGTATTTAGTAAAGCACATGGTTTTATTAATTATGGGTTTTTCAATTATCTATGGTGTACATAAAATTCCGTATAGATATTTTTCTGGAGGAGCTGTTTTAATGTTGCCAATAGTAATTATTTTGCTAATTTTTACGTTAGCACAAGGAACCACAATTGGTGGAGCAAATGCAAGTAGATGGATTCGGATTCCGTTTGTAGGTATTGGCTTTCAGACATCTACATTGGCTGGTTTAGTTTTAATGGTTTTTGTAGCAAGGTATTTGGCTAGAAATAAAGAAAAAGAAATTAAATTTAAAGAAAGTCTGTTACAGTTGTGGTTGCCAGTAGGACTGGTTTTAATTTTGATTTTACCAGCCAATTTTTCGACAACAGCTATTATTTTTACAATGATTTTAGTCATGGTTTTTATTGGTGGCTACCCTTTAAAGTACATTGGTTTTATACTAGGTGCAGGAATTTTAGCATTGTCTTTTTTTATATTAATTGCAAAAGCGTTTCCAGATGCAATGCCAAATAGGGTTCAAACCTGGCAAAGTAGAATAGAAAGTTTTTCGGGAGAAGAAGGTAAAGAGGCATACCAAGTAGAAAAAGCAAAAATAGCAATTGCAACTGGTGGTCCATTAGGAGTTGGTCCTGGTAAAAGTGTTCAGAAAAACTTTTTACCACAATCATCATCAGATTTTATTTATGCAATTATTGTTGAAGAATATGGTCTTTTGGGAGCAATTACAGTAGTGTTTGTGTATTTTTTATTACTCTTTAGAGTCTTTGTTGTTTTAAAGAAAACGACAACAATTTTTGGAACATTATTAGTAGTAGGTGTTGGTTTGCCTATTATTTTTCAGGCAATAATAAATATGGCAGTAGCTACTAATTTATTTCCTGTAACAGGACAAACTTTACCGCTAATTAGTAGTGGAGGTACTTCTATTTGGATGACGTGTTTTGCACTTGGAATGATTTTAAGCGTAAGTGCATCAAAAGAAGAAACAGAAGAAGATATTTTAGATGATAACCCTTTAGATATTTTACATGAAACAATCGCTTAACATATTAATTTCTGGAGGTGGAACTGGCGGGCATATTTACCCTGCAATTGCAATAGCAAATGAATTAAAGTTTCGTTATCCTAATGCAAAATTTCTTTTTATCGGAGCAAAAGATAAAATGGAAATGGAAAAAGTACCACAAGCGGGTTATGAAATTAAAGGATTGTGGATTTCTGGAATTCAAAGAAAGTTAACGAAAGATAATTTGTCTTTTCCTTTTAAATTGATGAATAGTTTATGGAATGCTTCAAAGATAATTAAAAAATTTAAGCCAGATATTGCGATTGGTACAGGGGGGTTTGCAAGCGGACCAACATTAATTATGGCGGGTAGAAAGAGAATTCCTACATTAATTCAAGAACAGAATTCATACCCAGGAATTACCAATAAATTATTAAGTAAGAAAGCAAAAAAAATTTGTGTTGCATACGATAATTTAGATCGTTTTTTTCCTTTAGATAAAATAGTAAAAACAGGAAACCCTGTTCGTCAAGATTTATTGTCTATCGATTCTAAAAGAGAAGAAGGTAAAAACTTTTTTAAATTAGATGATACAAAGAAAACTGTTTTGGTTCTAGGTGGAAGTTTAGGGGCGAGAAAAATAAATCAATTAGTAGAAAGTAATTTAAATTTCTTTAAAGATCAAGGAATTCAGGTTATTTGGCAATGTGGAAAACTATATTTTGAAGAGTATAAGAAATATAATGAGTTAGCACATGTACAAGTGTATCAATTTATTAATAGAATGGATTTTGGTTATGCTGCTGCTGATATAATTATCTCTAGAGCTGGTGCAAGTTCAGTTTCAGAATTATGTATTGTTGGTAAGCCAGTTGTGTTTGTTCCTTCACCAAACGTTGCAGAAGATCATCAAACAAAAAATGCGAAATCTATTGTAGAAAAAGATGCCGCTTTAATGATAAAAGAAAGTGAATTAGATACCTTTTCAGTGGTGTTCGAATCATTGTTAAAGGATATTGAAAAGCAACAAGTTTTATCAGAAAATATTAAAAAATTAGCACTACCAAGTGCAACAAAAGATATTGTTGACGAAGTTGAAAAATTATTAAAAAAGTGAATTTAAAAAAGATACATAACGTTTATTTTGTCGGAATTGGTGGCATAGGAATGAGTGCAATTGCTCGTTATTTTGCTGCGAATGGAAAAAATGTGGCTGGTTATGATAAAACACCTTCTCAAATTACAAAAGATTTAGAGGGGTTAGGTGTTGAAATTCACTTTGAGGATGCTGTGAAAAATATTCCAATTTCATTTTTGAATACAGAAAAGACATTGGTTATTTATACACCGGCTGTTCCAAAAACTCATAATGAATTCAATTATTTTGTAGATAATAAATTTACGGTTTTAAAAAGAGCAGAAATTCTAGGTAAAATTACAGAGACTACATTTTGTTTAGCAGTTGCAGGAACGCATGGTAAAACAACTACATCTTCCATTTTAGGGCATATTATGGCAGGCGTAAAGGCAACTTCTTTTTTAGGTGGAATTGCAGAGAATTACAATTCAAATTTAATTTTAGGTGAGGATAAAATTTCTGTTGTAGAAGCAGATGAATTTGATCGATCATTTTTACAATTAAGTCCGAATATTGCCTGTGTAACTTCTATGGATGCAGATCATTTAGATATTTATAAAAATCCGGAAGCGCTAACAGCATCTTTTATCGAGTTTTCTAATAAAGTTTCAGATACTTTAATTGTAGCAAAAGGATTGCCTTTAGAGGGGTTAACGTATTCAATTAATGAAGATTCAGATTATAAAGCTTCTAATTTAAAAATAGAAAATGGCACGTATATTTTTGATGTAAAAACACCTTCATCAGAAATAAAAAATATTACATTCCATTTACCAGGACAGCATAATATTATGAATGCTTTGGCTGCTTTGGCAATGGCAGATGTATATGGAATTTCGTTAGAAAATATCAAACAAAGTCTAGCTGATTTTAAAGGAGTAAAACGTAGATTTGCATATAAAATAAAAACAGATAGTTTTGTTTTAATTGATGATTATGCACATCACCCAACAGAAATAAATGCAGTAGAAAACGCTGTGAGAGAAATGTACCCTGATGAGAAAATTTTGGTCGTTTTTCAACCTCATTTGTTTTCAAGAACAAAAGATTTTATAGATGATTTTGCAGCTGCTTTAACAAAGTTTGATGAAATTATACTATTAGATATTTATCCTGCAAGAGAAATTCCAATTGCCGGTGTAGACTCTAATTGGGTGTTGAGTAAGATTGAAAATAAGCAGAAAAAAATGTCTCAAAAAAATAATTTAGTAAAAGATATTAAAAATTCTGAAGCAAAAGTAGTGGTTATGTTGGGTGCAGGAGATATTGGAGTGATGATAAATGAGGTGACAAAAGAACTTTTAAAAGAACTATAATATGAGGCTTAAAAGAATCTTAAAATACCTGCTATTTGTTGTTATAATTGGTTTTTTTAGCTTTTTATATAGCTTTACTTCTGTTAGAAATGAACAGAAAAAAGTAACAAAAATAGAAGTAAAATTTGAAGAAGGAAACAATAATTTCTTGACACATGCTATGGTTAACAAATTGTTAATACAAAATGATACAATAGTAACAAACCAAGCAAAATCTGTAATAGATTTATACAAATTAGAGAATAATGTGTCTAAAAACCCTTATGTTGAAAATGCAGCCGTTTTTTTAACTATTGGAGGTGTGTTAAAATCGACCATAAAACAGCGTACGCCTGTAGCAAGAATTATTTCTAGTAAAGATTCTTATTATATTGACAAACAGGGTGTAACGATTCCGTTGTCTAGTAACTATTCGGCAAGGGTATTGTTGGTTTCAGGTGTTGAAAATAAGGAAGATATTCAGGCAGTTTTGCCTTTAATATCAACTATTTTAGAAGATAATTTTTTACAAAAAGAAATTGTTGGAATTGTAAAGTCTGACGTTGATGCGTATGAGTTTTCTGTAAGAAGTGGAGATTATAAGATCGATTTCGGAAAATTAAAGGATGTTGAAATAAAATTTAGTAAGTTAAAAGCGTTTTATAATACAACGTATAAAGATAAAACGATACAAGAATATAAAACAATTACTGTAAAATATCACAACCAAGTTGTGTGCACAAAATAAATCAAAATGGAAAACAATAAAATAGCTGTTGGTTTAGATATTGGTACAACCAAAATTGTTGCCATGATTGGTCGTAAAAACGAATATGACAAAATAGAAGTTGTTGGTATTGGAAAAGCGAAAAGTTTAGGCGTAAAACGTGGTGTTGTAAGTAATATTACACAAACAATACAATCTATTCAGCAAGCTGTAGATGAAGCGGAAAGTGTTTCTGGTCTTAAAATAGAGGAAGTTGTTGTAGGTATTGCTGGTCAGCATATTAGAAGTTTACATCATTCAGATTATATTACAAGAAATGATGCCGAAGAAGTAATTAATGATACAGACATAGAAAATTTAGTAAATCAAGTTCATAAATTGGTAATGTTGCCAGGAGAAGAAATTATTCATGTGTTACCACAAGAATTTAAAGTAGATTCTCAGGCAGATATTAAAGAACCAATTGGTATGTATGGAGGTCGTCTAGAAGCGAATTTTCATGTAGTTGTTGGGCAAGTTTCATCAATTAGAAATATTGGACGTTGTGTTAAAAGTGCTGGTTTAGACTTAAGTGATATCACTTTAGAACCCTTAGCATCTGCATCTGCAGTATTAAGTTTAGAAGAAAAAGAAGCAGGTGTTGCTTTAATCGATATCGGTGGTGGAACAACAGATTTAGCCATTTTTAAAGATGGTATTATTAGACATACAGCAGTAATTCCGTTTGGCGGAGGTGTAATTACAGACGATATTAAAGAAGGTTGTTCTATTATAGAAAAGCAGGCAGAATTATTGAAAATTAAATTTGGTTCTGCGTGGCCTGGTGAAAACAAAGAAACAGAGATTGTTTCAATTCCCGGTTTAAGAGGAAGAGAACCGAAAGAAATTACATTAAAGAATTTATCAAAGATTATACATGCAAGAGTGCAAGAAATTATTGAGCATGTGTATTTAGAAATAAAAAATTATGGACACGAGACTGCAAAAGGAAAATTAATTGCAGGAATTGTGTTAACAGGTGGAGGTGCACAATTAAAACATTTACGTCAGTTAGTAGAATATATTACGGGTATGGATGCTCGAATTGGTTTCCCTAATGAGCATTTAGCAGGAGATTCAGACGATGCTTTATCTAGTCCTGCCTACGCAACCGCAGTTGGTTTGCTAATGGAAGGTTTGAGTAAAGATTCTAAAGAAGAAGAAATTATAGAGGAAGCAATTGAAGAAATTTTAAATCCTATTGAAGAAGAGGTCGAAGAAGTACCTCCAATACAAGAAGAAAAGCCGAAGGCCAAAAAGAAAAGGTCTTTTTTTGAAAAATTTACAGAAAGTCTAAAAGATTTTTTAGACAACGCAGAATAAAAGTACATTAAATAAGTTGGTAGTTCTTAACTAGGGGTTAAGGAGTAAAGAAAAAAAAATATTAAAATATAATAGAACGTTATTATGAGCACAGAATTTGATAACATTTCATTTGACATGCCAAAAACACAATCTAACACAATTAAAGTAATTGGTGTTGGTGGTGGTGGAAGCAATGCAGTAAATCATATGTACACGCAACAAATTAGAGGTGTAGACTTCGTAATTTGTAATACAGATGCACAAGCATTAGAAAATAGTCCAGTTCCTAATAAAATACAGTTAGGAGTAAGCCTAACATCTGGTTTGGGTGCAGGTGCAAATCCGGAAGTTGGAGCACAGGCAGCTAAAGA from Polaribacter sp. ALD11 includes the following:
- the murD gene encoding UDP-N-acetylmuramoyl-L-alanine--D-glutamate ligase, whose product is MKRLVILGGGESGVGTAILGKQKGYEVFVSDKGEISKKYKQVLLNNEIDFEEKNHTESKILNADVVMKSPGIPDKVPLILKLKEKGIKIISEIEFASKYTTANIIGITGSNGKTTTTLLMHHILKGAGFNVGVAGNIGDSFAQQVAQESYDNYVLELSSFQLDGIENFNSHIAILTNITPDHLDRYEYNFEKYIDSKFRITKNQKATDYLIYDADNEAINNWLKKNKTKAKLVPFSIERELEYGAFLKNNNITININKDTFNMPISALTVKGKHNVKNAMAATMAAQLLNARKQAIKESLEDFEGVEHRLENVGKVNGVEYINDSKATNVNATFYALECMDRQTVWIVGGVDKGNDYNDLLPLVREKVKAIVCLGIDNEKIKNMFGNVVDIVVETAGAEEAVKVAHKLSESGDAVLLSPACASFDLFENYEDRGRQFKAAVRDL
- a CDS encoding FtsW/RodA/SpoVE family cell cycle protein, which encodes MKTIFQHIKGDKTIWAIVAALAIFSFMPVYSASTNLVYVVGSGSTFGYLVKHMVLLIMGFSIIYGVHKIPYRYFSGGAVLMLPIVIILLIFTLAQGTTIGGANASRWIRIPFVGIGFQTSTLAGLVLMVFVARYLARNKEKEIKFKESLLQLWLPVGLVLILILPANFSTTAIIFTMILVMVFIGGYPLKYIGFILGAGILALSFFILIAKAFPDAMPNRVQTWQSRIESFSGEEGKEAYQVEKAKIAIATGGPLGVGPGKSVQKNFLPQSSSDFIYAIIVEEYGLLGAITVVFVYFLLLFRVFVVLKKTTTIFGTLLVVGVGLPIIFQAIINMAVATNLFPVTGQTLPLISSGGTSIWMTCFALGMILSVSASKEETEEDILDDNPLDILHETIA
- the murG gene encoding undecaprenyldiphospho-muramoylpentapeptide beta-N-acetylglucosaminyltransferase → MKQSLNILISGGGTGGHIYPAIAIANELKFRYPNAKFLFIGAKDKMEMEKVPQAGYEIKGLWISGIQRKLTKDNLSFPFKLMNSLWNASKIIKKFKPDIAIGTGGFASGPTLIMAGRKRIPTLIQEQNSYPGITNKLLSKKAKKICVAYDNLDRFFPLDKIVKTGNPVRQDLLSIDSKREEGKNFFKLDDTKKTVLVLGGSLGARKINQLVESNLNFFKDQGIQVIWQCGKLYFEEYKKYNELAHVQVYQFINRMDFGYAAADIIISRAGASSVSELCIVGKPVVFVPSPNVAEDHQTKNAKSIVEKDAALMIKESELDTFSVVFESLLKDIEKQQVLSENIKKLALPSATKDIVDEVEKLLKK
- the murC gene encoding UDP-N-acetylmuramate--L-alanine ligase is translated as MNLKKIHNVYFVGIGGIGMSAIARYFAANGKNVAGYDKTPSQITKDLEGLGVEIHFEDAVKNIPISFLNTEKTLVIYTPAVPKTHNEFNYFVDNKFTVLKRAEILGKITETTFCLAVAGTHGKTTTSSILGHIMAGVKATSFLGGIAENYNSNLILGEDKISVVEADEFDRSFLQLSPNIACVTSMDADHLDIYKNPEALTASFIEFSNKVSDTLIVAKGLPLEGLTYSINEDSDYKASNLKIENGTYIFDVKTPSSEIKNITFHLPGQHNIMNALAALAMADVYGISLENIKQSLADFKGVKRRFAYKIKTDSFVLIDDYAHHPTEINAVENAVREMYPDEKILVVFQPHLFSRTKDFIDDFAAALTKFDEIILLDIYPAREIPIAGVDSNWVLSKIENKQKKMSQKNNLVKDIKNSEAKVVVMLGAGDIGVMINEVTKELLKEL
- a CDS encoding cell division protein FtsQ/DivIB, with the protein product MRLKRILKYLLFVVIIGFFSFLYSFTSVRNEQKKVTKIEVKFEEGNNNFLTHAMVNKLLIQNDTIVTNQAKSVIDLYKLENNVSKNPYVENAAVFLTIGGVLKSTIKQRTPVARIISSKDSYYIDKQGVTIPLSSNYSARVLLVSGVENKEDIQAVLPLISTILEDNFLQKEIVGIVKSDVDAYEFSVRSGDYKIDFGKLKDVEIKFSKLKAFYNTTYKDKTIQEYKTITVKYHNQVVCTK
- the ftsA gene encoding cell division protein FtsA encodes the protein MENNKIAVGLDIGTTKIVAMIGRKNEYDKIEVVGIGKAKSLGVKRGVVSNITQTIQSIQQAVDEAESVSGLKIEEVVVGIAGQHIRSLHHSDYITRNDAEEVINDTDIENLVNQVHKLVMLPGEEIIHVLPQEFKVDSQADIKEPIGMYGGRLEANFHVVVGQVSSIRNIGRCVKSAGLDLSDITLEPLASASAVLSLEEKEAGVALIDIGGGTTDLAIFKDGIIRHTAVIPFGGGVITDDIKEGCSIIEKQAELLKIKFGSAWPGENKETEIVSIPGLRGREPKEITLKNLSKIIHARVQEIIEHVYLEIKNYGHETAKGKLIAGIVLTGGGAQLKHLRQLVEYITGMDARIGFPNEHLAGDSDDALSSPAYATAVGLLMEGLSKDSKEEEIIEEAIEEILNPIEEEVEEVPPIQEEKPKAKKKRSFFEKFTESLKDFLDNAE